From Segatella copri, the proteins below share one genomic window:
- a CDS encoding RagB/SusD family nutrient uptake outer membrane protein: protein MKTIKYIALGVLATSMTLANTSCSDSFLEVENPSGENLEEYYTTDAHINEALNAAYDPIHWPDWGLGQYNALNIDAEIMGDNFWVGGSNKTDQQHWHMLANYEANASNTLSSLWTVDYSGIKRCNDLLKYLGWAEANLNEKNRASYEMQGRALRVYFYNNLWHYFGNIPFYLENLSAPYTAPQLKADEVYDKLIVELEAVIDSKVLPMRWDDANCGRMSQAMCYMMYAEMVMYQNDKTRYPKALQYMQELIADKSDYDIVDDYASIWKESGEWCKESIWEVNYEDGNNERGWDSPLAIGGTILPTLISPNSWPGGDGWNQGGDGWGFLPVRTETYALFADNDKRRDATVWDCRGVKYTKRYEDTGLWLAKYRPFTENNADAGFDNNLNYNNNLRVYRLAEAYLNAAELLLETGGDANQAKDYVNKIRNRAGIAELGAVTLDDVINERRLEFVGEGKRYFDLVRTGKAASVLVPDSYGYRTNSWTESKKYVPIAQAELDSDPALVQNNY from the coding sequence ATGAAGACAATAAAATATATAGCTTTAGGAGTGTTGGCAACCAGTATGACACTGGCAAACACATCTTGCAGCGACAGCTTCCTAGAGGTGGAGAACCCATCAGGTGAAAACCTCGAAGAATATTATACCACAGATGCCCATATCAATGAGGCTCTGAATGCGGCTTACGATCCTATCCACTGGCCAGACTGGGGATTGGGACAGTATAATGCTCTCAATATCGATGCCGAGATAATGGGCGATAACTTCTGGGTAGGCGGTTCTAACAAAACCGATCAACAGCACTGGCACATGCTTGCCAACTATGAGGCAAATGCCAGCAATACCCTTAGCTCACTTTGGACAGTGGACTACTCAGGCATCAAGCGTTGTAATGACCTCTTGAAGTATTTGGGCTGGGCAGAGGCAAACTTGAACGAGAAAAACAGGGCATCTTATGAGATGCAGGGTAGAGCCCTCCGTGTATATTTCTACAATAACTTGTGGCACTACTTCGGCAATATTCCTTTCTATCTGGAGAACTTGTCTGCTCCTTACACAGCCCCACAGCTCAAGGCTGATGAAGTATATGACAAATTGATAGTAGAGCTTGAGGCTGTAATTGACTCCAAGGTCCTGCCAATGCGTTGGGACGATGCCAACTGTGGAAGAATGTCGCAGGCCATGTGCTATATGATGTATGCCGAGATGGTGATGTATCAGAATGACAAGACTCGCTATCCTAAGGCTCTCCAGTATATGCAGGAGCTCATCGCCGACAAGAGTGACTATGATATAGTAGACGATTACGCCTCTATTTGGAAAGAAAGCGGCGAATGGTGCAAGGAGAGCATCTGGGAAGTAAACTATGAGGATGGTAACAACGAGCGTGGTTGGGATTCACCATTGGCTATTGGTGGTACAATATTGCCTACCTTGATTTCTCCAAACTCTTGGCCTGGTGGCGATGGTTGGAACCAAGGCGGTGACGGTTGGGGATTCCTACCTGTTCGTACCGAAACCTATGCTCTGTTTGCTGACAACGACAAGCGCCGTGATGCTACTGTATGGGACTGTCGTGGCGTGAAATATACCAAACGTTATGAGGATACTGGTCTTTGGCTGGCCAAGTATCGTCCGTTCACAGAGAACAATGCTGACGCAGGTTTCGATAATAACCTTAACTATAATAACAATCTCCGTGTATATCGCTTGGCTGAGGCTTACCTCAATGCTGCAGAGCTTTTGTTGGAGACAGGTGGCGATGCTAATCAGGCTAAGGATTATGTGAATAAGATTCGCAACCGTGCAGGAATCGCAGAGCTTGGAGCCGTAACTCTGGATGATGTTATCAATGAGCGCCGCTTGGAGTTTGTAGGTGAGGGTAAGCGTTACTTCGACTTGGTTCGTACAGGCAAGGCTGCCAGCGTATTGGTGCCAGACAGCTACGGCTATCGCACCAACTCCTGGACAGAATCCAAGAAGTATGTTCCTATCGCTCAGGCAGAGCTTGACTCTGATCCTGCTTTGGTTCAGAATAATTATTAA
- a CDS encoding SusC/RagA family TonB-linked outer membrane protein yields the protein MKTKSLLLATALLMSTSALAQKNTFKGVVLDDLGEPVIGATVQVKGVKGTGAITDLDGNFVIDADANQTLVITYIGYKDAEIRPSANMKITLKQDDKALDEVVVVGYGVQKKSVVTAAIAKVSTEDLAGKSPVRVDNALKGLAAGVNVTSSSGQPGASPKVRIRGTGTISNSDPLYIVDGMPIEGGLDYLNPSDIESIEVLKDAASGAIYGARAANGVILVTTKKGKMGKAQISYNFSYGWQSAWKKRDVTSATDYAILQNERAVNGGQAPIYADPYKLTDSNGNPINGFGTDWQDLVFNDNAPVQNHEVSISGASDKINYYLSMGYYKQEGIVGGNYGQSNYERLSMRSNNIYNVLDASKDRNFLNKLDVTVNMAYTRVKSTGIDANSNGSVLGSALYLAPTLAPTVTNSNVAKKYYNTYEDPNTYDADGNITGTRDTYELLRDANGNYYTIPGMGGTYQEMNNPLAMMARPAAKNWSHKFVPKFSIDLQLWDNLKYHFTYSADLSFWGSDSYTASKYYLSGNVKAEHTQAYKSSDKGINWQVENTLTYDKTIGKHSFAVVLGQSAMKNKSDYLNGSRWNLVNVNKPSIDYATGKYSQTIVKDAEGNIISVGAPTIEHAVSGGNNVVHAISSLFGRLSYNYDEKYMLQATIRRDGSSRFGPSHKYGTFPSASIGWNIMNEKFMESTRDWLSNLKFRASWGKNGNDNIGDFRYTVLTAMGNNVLFGKNAVKFNGSKANATANEDLKWEESEQTDIGFDFGFFGSALTFSADYYVKKTNGMLITMPIPSYVGETKPIGNVGDMKNSGLEFELGYKWHISDARFNAKANVTYLHNELTNLGNDTGYIDLDGFLGISGGGTRGSNGQPFPYFYGYKTAGVFQNMAEVQAYVNKDGNMIMPDAKPGDVRFVDVNGDGEISPDDRTNIGNGTPKWTFGFNFNAEWKGFDLNLFLQGVTGNKVFDATYRTDVFSGNFPTWMLDRWTGEGTSNKYPILKNGDATNWQVSDLYLCDGSYLRLKNISLGYTLPKQLTQKLSISHLRFYVMAENLITWTKYWGFDPEISSGGTSLGVDYGVYPQARTYTIGVNLSF from the coding sequence ATGAAAACAAAAAGTCTATTGCTGGCGACTGCATTATTGATGTCGACGTCAGCGCTCGCACAGAAAAACACCTTCAAGGGTGTCGTGTTGGATGACCTGGGTGAACCCGTTATCGGAGCCACCGTACAGGTTAAAGGCGTCAAGGGTACCGGTGCAATTACCGACCTTGATGGTAACTTTGTCATTGATGCAGATGCTAACCAGACCTTGGTTATCACCTACATTGGCTACAAGGATGCTGAGATCCGTCCTTCAGCCAACATGAAGATTACTCTGAAACAAGACGACAAAGCTTTGGACGAAGTGGTTGTTGTAGGTTACGGTGTTCAGAAGAAGAGCGTGGTAACTGCTGCTATCGCTAAAGTGAGCACCGAAGATTTGGCTGGCAAGAGCCCAGTGCGTGTTGATAACGCATTGAAGGGTCTGGCTGCCGGTGTCAACGTAACCTCTTCTTCAGGTCAGCCTGGTGCATCTCCTAAGGTTCGTATTCGTGGTACAGGTACTATCAGCAATTCAGATCCTCTCTACATCGTAGACGGCATGCCTATCGAGGGTGGTCTCGACTATCTCAACCCTAGTGATATCGAGAGTATCGAGGTGTTGAAGGATGCTGCTTCGGGTGCTATCTATGGTGCCCGTGCTGCCAACGGTGTAATTCTCGTAACCACCAAGAAGGGTAAGATGGGCAAGGCACAGATCAGCTACAATTTCTCTTACGGCTGGCAGAGCGCATGGAAGAAGCGTGATGTAACAAGCGCCACTGACTACGCCATCCTTCAGAACGAGCGTGCAGTGAATGGTGGTCAGGCTCCTATCTATGCTGATCCATACAAACTGACTGACTCTAATGGCAATCCTATCAATGGATTTGGTACTGATTGGCAGGACTTGGTATTCAATGACAATGCCCCTGTACAGAACCATGAGGTAAGCATCAGTGGTGCATCCGATAAGATCAACTACTACCTCTCCATGGGCTACTACAAGCAGGAAGGTATCGTAGGTGGTAACTACGGACAGAGCAACTATGAGCGTCTCTCTATGCGTAGCAACAACATTTATAATGTATTGGATGCCAGCAAGGATCGCAACTTCCTCAACAAGCTCGATGTAACCGTCAACATGGCTTACACCCGTGTAAAGAGTACAGGTATCGATGCTAATAGTAATGGCTCTGTATTGGGTAGTGCCCTCTATCTTGCTCCAACATTGGCTCCTACGGTAACCAATAGCAATGTGGCGAAGAAGTATTATAATACCTACGAGGATCCTAATACATACGATGCAGATGGTAATATTACAGGTACTCGTGATACTTACGAGCTTCTTCGTGATGCCAATGGCAACTATTATACCATCCCAGGTATGGGAGGTACCTATCAGGAGATGAACAACCCTCTTGCCATGATGGCGCGCCCAGCAGCTAAGAACTGGTCACATAAGTTTGTGCCTAAGTTCTCTATCGACCTCCAGCTCTGGGATAACTTGAAGTATCATTTCACTTATAGTGCAGACCTCAGCTTCTGGGGTTCAGATAGCTACACCGCATCCAAGTATTACCTCTCTGGTAACGTCAAGGCTGAGCATACCCAGGCTTACAAGAGTTCTGACAAGGGTATCAACTGGCAGGTGGAGAATACTTTGACATATGATAAGACTATTGGCAAGCATAGTTTTGCTGTTGTCTTAGGTCAGAGTGCAATGAAGAATAAGAGTGATTATCTGAACGGCAGCCGTTGGAATCTTGTGAATGTAAACAAGCCTTCTATCGACTATGCTACTGGTAAATATAGCCAGACCATCGTGAAGGATGCTGAAGGTAACATCATCTCTGTAGGTGCTCCAACCATTGAGCATGCTGTATCAGGTGGCAATAATGTAGTGCATGCTATATCTTCTCTCTTCGGTCGATTGAGCTATAACTATGATGAGAAGTACATGCTTCAGGCTACAATCCGCCGAGATGGTTCAAGCCGTTTCGGACCATCTCATAAATATGGTACCTTCCCATCTGCCTCTATCGGATGGAATATTATGAACGAGAAATTCATGGAAAGTACTCGCGATTGGTTGAGCAACTTGAAGTTCCGTGCCAGCTGGGGTAAGAATGGTAATGATAACATCGGTGACTTCCGTTATACCGTATTGACCGCTATGGGCAACAACGTGCTCTTCGGAAAGAATGCAGTCAAGTTTAATGGTTCTAAGGCGAATGCCACAGCCAATGAAGACTTGAAGTGGGAGGAGAGTGAGCAGACTGATATCGGTTTCGACTTCGGTTTCTTCGGCAGTGCGCTGACATTCTCAGCTGACTATTATGTAAAGAAGACCAACGGTATGTTGATTACTATGCCTATCCCAAGCTACGTAGGTGAGACCAAGCCAATCGGTAACGTGGGTGACATGAAGAACTCAGGTCTTGAGTTTGAGCTCGGCTATAAGTGGCACATCTCTGATGCTCGCTTCAATGCCAAGGCTAATGTTACCTATCTGCACAATGAGTTGACCAACCTCGGTAATGATACAGGTTACATCGACCTCGATGGCTTCCTGGGTATCTCTGGTGGTGGCACTCGTGGATCTAACGGTCAGCCTTTCCCATACTTCTATGGTTATAAGACAGCTGGTGTGTTCCAGAATATGGCAGAGGTTCAGGCTTACGTCAACAAGGATGGCAATATGATTATGCCAGATGCCAAGCCAGGTGATGTACGTTTCGTAGATGTTAATGGCGATGGTGAGATTTCTCCAGACGACCGCACCAATATTGGTAATGGTACACCAAAGTGGACCTTCGGTTTCAACTTCAATGCAGAGTGGAAGGGCTTCGACCTCAACCTCTTCTTGCAGGGCGTAACGGGTAATAAGGTATTTGATGCAACCTATCGTACAGATGTGTTCTCTGGCAACTTCCCTACTTGGATGCTCGATCGATGGACTGGCGAGGGTACCTCCAATAAGTATCCTATTCTGAAGAATGGCGATGCTACCAACTGGCAGGTTTCAGACCTCTATCTTTGCGATGGCTCTTACTTGAGATTGAAGAATATCTCTTTGGGTTACACCTTGCCAAAGCAGCTTACACAGAAGTTGTCTATCAGTCACTTGCGTTTCTACGTGATGGCAGAGAACCTGATTACCTGGACCAAGTATTGGGGCTTTGACCCTGAAATCTCATCAGGTGGAACTTCTCTCGGTGTAGACTATGGTGTATATCCACAGGCTCGCACCTACACCATCGGCGTAAACCTTTCATTCTAA
- a CDS encoding glycoside hydrolase family 3 C-terminal domain-containing protein has translation MKQFILSCVVSVAAIAPSQAQQTTRQLPVYLNQTKPVEQRIDDAISRMTLAEKIRIIHAQSKFSSAGVPRLGFPDFWTDDGPHGVRPDVLWDEWEQAGQTNDSCVAFPALTCLAASWNPQMSRIYGEALGEEALYRGKDMILGPGVNIYRTPLNGRNFEYMGEDPFLASIMVVPYIQGLQSKGVSACVKHYCLNNDEEYRHQVNVIVSDRALHEIYLPAFKAAVEKGKTWGIMGAYNLYKNEHNCHNQWTLNKILKGDWKYDGVVVSDWGGAHDLEQSVKNGLDMEFGTWTDGLTMGATNAYDNYYLSMPYMKAIQEGKFTQKELDDKVRRVLRLFYRTTMNPNRPHGFLCSESHYAAARQIAEEGIVLLQNRNNVLPINTQKAKRVLVVGENAIKMMTVGGGSSSLKVQREISPLDGLKTRLGKDGIEVDYARGYVGDVTGNYNGVTTGQNLEDKRSEAELIAEAVEKAKTADYVIMFGGLNKSDFQDCEGHDRKHYELPYHQDKLIEALAKANRNFVYVNISGNAVAMPWKAKVAGIVQGWFIGSESGEALASILTGVANPSGKLPFTWVNSLKETGAHALNTYPGTWRQEGGASTKGNIIDEEYKEGIYVGYRWTDKERIKPTFAFGHGLSYTQFAISNLRSDKMQMKQDGTITFTVNVKNTGKRAGAETVQLYIHDVKSSVDRPQKELKGFQKVYLQPGESKDISITISKEALSFYDEASSSWKAEAGKFEALVGNAADNLKLKKAFELF, from the coding sequence ATGAAACAGTTCATTTTATCATGTGTCGTGTCTGTGGCAGCCATCGCTCCGTCTCAGGCACAGCAGACTACCAGACAATTGCCTGTCTATCTCAACCAGACCAAGCCGGTAGAGCAGCGCATCGATGATGCCATCTCCCGCATGACGCTGGCAGAGAAGATACGCATCATCCATGCTCAGAGCAAGTTTTCATCAGCCGGTGTACCACGCTTGGGATTTCCTGACTTCTGGACGGATGACGGACCTCACGGTGTGCGTCCTGACGTATTGTGGGATGAATGGGAACAGGCTGGTCAGACCAACGACTCCTGTGTAGCTTTTCCTGCTCTCACCTGTCTTGCCGCATCATGGAATCCGCAGATGAGCCGCATCTATGGCGAAGCATTGGGCGAAGAAGCCCTGTATCGCGGCAAGGACATGATCCTGGGTCCTGGCGTCAATATCTATCGCACGCCTCTCAACGGTCGCAACTTCGAGTATATGGGCGAAGATCCGTTCCTGGCAAGTATCATGGTAGTGCCGTATATACAGGGATTGCAGTCTAAGGGCGTATCAGCCTGCGTAAAGCACTATTGCCTGAACAACGATGAGGAATACCGCCATCAGGTGAACGTAATCGTCAGCGACCGTGCTCTCCACGAAATCTATCTCCCTGCTTTCAAGGCGGCTGTTGAGAAGGGTAAGACATGGGGTATCATGGGAGCCTACAACCTATATAAGAATGAGCACAACTGCCACAACCAGTGGACTCTGAACAAGATTCTGAAGGGCGACTGGAAGTATGATGGTGTCGTGGTAAGCGACTGGGGCGGTGCCCACGACCTGGAGCAGTCTGTAAAGAACGGGCTGGATATGGAGTTCGGCACCTGGACAGACGGTCTTACGATGGGCGCTACCAATGCCTACGACAACTATTATCTCTCCATGCCTTACATGAAGGCCATACAGGAAGGCAAGTTCACCCAGAAGGAGCTGGACGATAAGGTGCGCCGCGTATTGCGCCTCTTCTATCGCACCACGATGAATCCGAACCGCCCTCATGGTTTCCTCTGTTCCGAGAGCCATTATGCAGCTGCCAGACAGATTGCAGAAGAAGGCATCGTATTGCTCCAGAACAGGAACAATGTGCTCCCTATCAACACCCAGAAGGCTAAGCGCGTACTGGTAGTGGGCGAGAATGCCATCAAGATGATGACCGTAGGCGGAGGCTCTTCTTCGCTCAAGGTACAGCGCGAGATTTCGCCTCTCGATGGTCTGAAGACGCGCTTGGGAAAGGACGGCATCGAGGTAGATTATGCCCGCGGATATGTGGGCGATGTAACGGGCAACTACAATGGCGTTACAACCGGCCAGAACCTGGAAGACAAGCGCAGCGAGGCTGAACTGATAGCCGAAGCCGTAGAGAAAGCCAAGACTGCCGACTATGTCATCATGTTTGGCGGTCTGAACAAGAGCGATTTCCAGGACTGTGAGGGTCATGACCGCAAGCATTATGAGCTGCCATACCATCAGGATAAGCTGATCGAGGCTTTGGCTAAGGCAAACAGAAACTTCGTTTATGTCAACATCTCGGGCAATGCGGTAGCTATGCCTTGGAAGGCTAAGGTTGCCGGCATCGTACAGGGCTGGTTCATCGGTTCGGAGAGCGGCGAAGCCCTTGCAAGCATCCTTACAGGCGTTGCAAACCCTAGCGGCAAGTTGCCGTTTACATGGGTCAACTCGCTGAAGGAAACAGGTGCTCATGCACTCAATACCTATCCGGGAACCTGGCGTCAGGAAGGTGGAGCCAGCACGAAGGGCAACATCATTGATGAGGAATATAAGGAAGGCATCTATGTAGGTTACCGCTGGACCGATAAGGAGCGCATCAAGCCTACCTTTGCATTCGGTCACGGCTTGAGCTACACCCAGTTTGCCATCTCTAATCTCCGCAGCGACAAGATGCAGATGAAGCAGGACGGCACAATCACCTTTACCGTAAACGTAAAGAATACAGGTAAGCGTGCCGGAGCCGAGACGGTTCAGCTCTACATCCACGATGTCAAGTCATCAGTAGACCGCCCTCAGAAGGAGCTGAAGGGATTCCAGAAGGTTTATCTCCAGCCAGGTGAGAGCAAGGATATCAGCATCACCATCAGCAAAGAGGCCCTCAGTTTCTACGATGAGGCATCTTCATCCTGGAAGGCTGAAGCCGGAAAGTTTGAGGCTCTTGTTGGTAATGCAGCCGATAACCTGAAGCTCAAGAAAGCCTTCGAGCTTTTTTAA
- a CDS encoding DUF6377 domain-containing protein: MKPHENESILNGIKLMYRVNELWGKAFFFLLFVLMPLSLAAKTTDNIEQLFQSLDNAIAHSADYVKVREARICDWEQKLKTARRLSSKYDACFALFEEYRSYKNDMALKYINQCMELAIRMGDKKKVENAKALLAFQESTTGDYAESYDLLKSVNIADLDAEGKRNYLWACQHLYGEMAYYSNVPSLKKYYTGKRNAYQAAIDSTFSHDDDLYLQMQEVRARDAGNMKEALRLSDKRLAMTKPGTHQYAIVQFYRGLTYNQFGDKEQFLRCLLRSAICDVQLAVMDQGSLWEVANLLNADPGEQKRSHEYIKFAWQSATIFNTPSRSRQIMPVLTQIEEGYQKELSSSNQHLRLMVACSALLLFVVMLLLYYVNKQRKRIAAAHHKLKETNHALQLANERLNEMNHSLNESNKMKEVYIGRFLRLCAIYVDKIETMRKRVVKLVKARELNKLLEQMQAGEAYMGELYEYFDSAFLKLFPDFVEEFNALLKPEERIVLEDDSRLSTTLCIFALIRLGIEDSSKIAEFLHYSVNTIYNYRAKIKNSAICDREEFEQRVKQIGMK; the protein is encoded by the coding sequence ATGAAACCTCATGAAAATGAATCAATCTTAAACGGAATCAAGTTGATGTATCGCGTAAATGAATTATGGGGAAAGGCATTCTTCTTCCTGCTCTTTGTCTTGATGCCTCTTTCTCTTGCAGCAAAAACAACAGATAATATAGAGCAACTTTTTCAGAGTCTGGACAATGCCATTGCCCATTCGGCTGATTATGTGAAGGTACGTGAAGCCCGAATTTGCGATTGGGAGCAGAAACTGAAGACCGCCAGGCGCCTAAGCAGTAAGTATGATGCCTGCTTTGCGCTCTTTGAGGAATACCGCTCCTACAAGAACGACATGGCGCTGAAATACATCAATCAGTGTATGGAACTTGCTATCAGAATGGGCGATAAAAAGAAGGTGGAAAATGCCAAGGCGCTGCTTGCTTTCCAGGAATCGACCACGGGCGATTATGCCGAATCATACGACCTGCTGAAGTCTGTCAATATCGCTGATCTTGATGCTGAGGGCAAACGCAACTACCTCTGGGCTTGCCAGCATCTGTATGGCGAGATGGCATATTATTCCAACGTACCCTCTTTGAAGAAATATTATACCGGCAAGCGTAATGCCTATCAGGCTGCAATAGACAGCACATTCAGCCATGATGATGACCTTTATCTGCAGATGCAGGAGGTGAGGGCACGCGATGCGGGCAATATGAAAGAGGCTTTGCGATTGAGCGATAAGCGGCTGGCGATGACGAAACCGGGCACCCATCAGTATGCCATTGTACAGTTTTATCGCGGCTTGACCTACAATCAGTTTGGTGATAAAGAACAGTTCCTCCGCTGCCTCTTGCGTTCTGCTATCTGCGATGTCCAGTTGGCTGTGATGGACCAGGGGTCTCTCTGGGAAGTTGCCAATCTTCTCAACGCCGACCCGGGCGAGCAGAAGCGCTCTCATGAGTATATCAAGTTTGCCTGGCAGTCGGCTACCATTTTCAATACGCCTAGCCGCAGCCGCCAGATCATGCCTGTGCTCACGCAGATTGAGGAGGGCTATCAGAAAGAACTTTCTTCGAGCAACCAGCATCTGCGGCTCATGGTAGCGTGTTCAGCCTTGCTTCTCTTTGTGGTTATGCTCTTGCTCTACTATGTCAACAAGCAGCGCAAGCGCATTGCTGCGGCCCATCATAAGCTGAAGGAAACCAACCATGCCTTGCAGTTGGCAAATGAGCGTCTTAACGAGATGAACCATTCTCTCAACGAGAGTAACAAGATGAAGGAGGTATATATTGGTCGATTCCTGCGCCTTTGTGCCATCTATGTCGACAAGATAGAGACCATGCGCAAGCGAGTAGTGAAACTGGTGAAGGCTAGAGAACTCAACAAGTTGCTGGAGCAGATGCAGGCTGGCGAGGCCTACATGGGCGAGCTGTATGAGTATTTCGATTCCGCCTTCCTGAAGCTCTTCCCTGACTTTGTTGAGGAGTTCAATGCCCTCTTGAAGCCTGAAGAGCGTATCGTGCTCGAAGATGACAGCCGTCTTTCTACCACCCTCTGTATCTTTGCCCTTATCCGTCTGGGCATCGAGGACAGTTCTAAGATTGCCGAGTTCCTTCACTATTCTGTGAACACTATCTATAATTATCGCGCCAAAATCAAGAATAGTGCCATCTGTGACAGAGAAGAGTTCGAGCAGCGTGTGAAGCAGATTGGCATGAAATAA